The following coding sequences are from one Streptomyces sp. NBC_01485 window:
- a CDS encoding DUF6114 domain-containing protein, whose protein sequence is MNSTQWRDSFREWRGRRPFAGGLLLVLGGAEILVTMKAPLPVILHVGAQGLAGYLLPAVMLLCGLLILFNPDQRLFYSIIAVAVSLGTWLTSNIGGFVIGLLCGVVGSCLAFGWLPDQDPRKSRRLRRKEAQGDHAAESILQGGSLPGAGKHA, encoded by the coding sequence GTGAACTCCACCCAGTGGCGGGACAGCTTCCGAGAGTGGCGGGGCCGTCGGCCCTTCGCGGGCGGTCTGCTGCTCGTCCTGGGCGGCGCCGAGATCCTGGTGACCATGAAGGCACCGCTGCCGGTCATCCTGCACGTCGGCGCGCAGGGCCTGGCGGGCTACCTCCTGCCGGCCGTGATGCTCCTCTGCGGCCTGCTGATCCTCTTCAACCCGGATCAGCGGCTGTTCTACTCGATCATCGCGGTCGCGGTCTCCCTGGGCACCTGGCTCACGTCCAACATCGGCGGCTTCGTCATCGGCCTCCTGTGCGGCGTCGTGGGCAGTTGCCTGGCCTTCGGGTGGCTGCCCGACCAGGACCCGCGCAAGAGCCGCCGCCTGCGCCGCAAGGAGGCACAGGGCGACCACGCGGCCGAGTCGATCCTGCAGGGCGGTTCCCTGCCGGGGGCGGGGAAGCACGCCTGA
- a CDS encoding DUF6230 family protein, protein MASSPDVTSSADNTPENPESGSAVRRGRVRLRRAAVMAVPATFVAAGLAVLTAQGALGVQFAISGMPFVVTADRLDGKGFEQFGALDHMIKDSPNEGDTGGQVLVITSVVKDGTITNMCQSVDLGGIQLILTAGTGSKPVSVSNLAIDSDVITGDAEFNGIEIGGDSSEFNKGGVKGPAGVYGQQADTVVIKNLYQHNYAATAAVFKLPGLHMSFSSEGCKQ, encoded by the coding sequence ATGGCCTCGTCCCCGGACGTCACGTCGTCCGCCGACAACACCCCCGAGAACCCCGAAAGCGGTTCCGCAGTCAGACGTGGCCGGGTTCGGCTGCGCCGGGCCGCCGTCATGGCGGTGCCCGCCACCTTCGTCGCCGCGGGACTCGCGGTCCTCACCGCGCAGGGCGCCCTGGGAGTGCAGTTCGCGATCTCCGGGATGCCGTTCGTGGTCACCGCCGACAGGCTCGACGGAAAGGGCTTCGAGCAGTTCGGCGCGCTGGACCACATGATCAAGGACAGCCCCAACGAGGGCGACACCGGCGGCCAGGTCCTGGTCATCACCTCGGTGGTGAAGGACGGCACGATCACCAACATGTGCCAGAGCGTCGACCTCGGCGGCATCCAGCTGATCCTCACCGCCGGTACCGGGTCCAAGCCGGTGAGCGTGTCGAACCTGGCCATCGACTCCGACGTCATCACGGGCGACGCCGAGTTCAACGGCATCGAGATCGGCGGCGACTCGAGCGAGTTCAACAAGGGCGGGGTCAAGGGCCCCGCCGGTGTCTACGGCCAGCAGGCCGACACGGTCGTCATCAAGAACCTGTACCAGCACAACTACGCCGCCACCGCCGCCGTGTTCAAGCTTCCCGGCCTGCACATGAGCTTCTCCAGCGAGGGCTGTAAGCAGTGA
- a CDS encoding Tat pathway signal sequence domain protein: protein MRTRSRSLLALAGTVAALSLTAVTPAAAAGAVLTTANGDVAVGDVLNATLATGTAATLYSSATGTSGVSCATSGFNATVTDNPTAPGTATESLTAHSFSGCTANVIGVLGVTSVTVNNMPYIATVGSGNTITVTPASGSTIQTTVVLRTLLGSINCVYQAASLTGTTSNTDNSITFTGQQFAKASGSSLCFANGYFTAKYAPVTDGGAGVNVN, encoded by the coding sequence ATGCGTACCCGCTCTCGCTCCCTCCTCGCCCTTGCCGGAACCGTCGCCGCGCTCTCGCTCACGGCCGTCACCCCGGCCGCCGCGGCCGGCGCGGTGCTGACGACCGCCAACGGTGACGTCGCCGTCGGTGACGTCCTCAACGCGACCCTGGCCACCGGCACCGCCGCCACGCTGTACTCCAGCGCGACCGGCACCAGCGGCGTCTCCTGCGCGACGTCCGGGTTCAACGCCACCGTCACCGACAACCCGACCGCGCCCGGCACCGCCACCGAGTCGCTCACCGCGCACTCCTTCAGCGGCTGCACCGCGAACGTGATCGGCGTGCTCGGTGTCACCAGCGTCACGGTCAACAACATGCCGTACATCGCGACTGTGGGTTCGGGCAACACCATCACGGTGACCCCGGCGAGCGGCTCCACCATCCAGACCACGGTCGTGCTGCGCACCCTGCTGGGCAGCATCAACTGCGTCTACCAGGCGGCCAGTCTGACCGGCACGACGAGCAACACCGACAACAGCATCACCTTCACCGGCCAGCAGTTCGCCAAGGCGTCCGGCTCGTCGCTCTGCTTCGCCAACGGCTACTTCACCGCGAAGTACGCCCCGGTGACCGACGGTGGCGCGGGCGTCAACGTCAACTGA
- a CDS encoding lytic polysaccharide monooxygenase, with protein sequence MPRSTAHRTYRADRAQRACRARRTAALAAAAVSPLLLGLWAAGPAQAHGAPTDPVSRVYACSPEGGADARTAACRAAVDANGTSFAAWDNLRVANVNGRDRQTIPDGQLCSGGLAAYKGLDLARADWPSTRLTPGGTLRMTYASTIAHTGTFKMYLTKPGYDASKPLTWSDLPERPFAEVKDPALTDGAYHLTAKLPADRTGRQMLYTIWQNSSTPDTYYSCSDVVFSAAASASKPESEPAGGATKTPAAATPEASATPTPAAGTPSASGSASAASDAAPAQADAAGADSTPVASTGTADSGPSAPMLAGGAAAVLVLTGGAALVMRMRRR encoded by the coding sequence ATGCCCCGCAGCACCGCACACCGCACATACCGCGCAGATCGCGCACAACGCGCGTGCCGCGCACGCCGTACCGCGGCACTGGCGGCCGCCGCCGTGAGTCCGCTCCTGTTGGGCCTGTGGGCCGCCGGCCCGGCGCAGGCGCACGGCGCCCCCACGGATCCGGTCAGCCGGGTGTACGCCTGTTCCCCCGAGGGCGGCGCCGACGCGCGGACCGCGGCCTGCCGGGCGGCCGTCGACGCGAACGGCACGTCGTTCGCCGCCTGGGACAACCTGCGGGTCGCGAACGTGAACGGTCGCGACCGGCAGACCATCCCCGACGGGCAGTTGTGCAGCGGCGGTCTGGCCGCGTACAAGGGGCTGGACCTGGCCCGCGCCGACTGGCCGTCCACCCGGCTGACGCCGGGTGGGACGCTGCGGATGACATACGCCTCGACGATCGCGCACACCGGCACGTTCAAGATGTATCTGACGAAGCCCGGATACGACGCGTCGAAGCCGCTCACCTGGTCCGACCTGCCGGAGCGGCCGTTCGCCGAGGTCAAGGACCCGGCGCTGACGGACGGCGCCTACCACCTCACGGCGAAGCTGCCCGCCGACCGGACGGGACGTCAGATGCTGTACACGATCTGGCAGAACAGCAGCACGCCCGACACGTACTACTCGTGCTCGGACGTGGTGTTCTCGGCGGCGGCTTCGGCGAGCAAACCGGAAAGCGAGCCGGCGGGCGGGGCGACGAAGACTCCCGCCGCGGCCACGCCCGAGGCGAGCGCGACGCCGACCCCGGCGGCCGGCACCCCGTCCGCGTCCGGGTCGGCGTCCGCGGCGTCCGACGCCGCTCCCGCGCAGGCCGACGCGGCCGGTGCGGACAGCACCCCGGTGGCGTCCACCGGCACGGCCGACTCCGGACCGTCCGCGCCCATGCTGGCGGGCGGCGCCGCGGCGGTGTTGGTGCTCACCGGCGGCGCCGCCCTGGTCATGCGTATGCGGAGGCGCTGA
- a CDS encoding S8 family peptidase, whose translation MRTSPALRRKLISVAAVSAALLTAASTASAVAVQDSVSPGSAVPAAQTEAAPGTPAERLIVGYKSGATEARSNPAAEADAAAKGKQAGEDVDFQRRLGTGAALVDLGDDLSKADVADVVARYQADPQVAYVVPDRLNKPKADPNDTEYAKQWDLFESTAGMNVPAAWDQTTGTGVTVAVIDTGYVTHSDLAANIVGGYDFIADTAVSVDGDGRDSNPADPGDGYNANECGSGVPAGSSSWHGTHVAGTIAAVTNNGKGIAGIAYGAKISPVRVLGKCGGYDSDIIDAITWSSGGTVSGVPANGNVAKVINMSLGGDGACSSATQSAINGAVGRGTTVVVASGNDNENVANHSPGNCNNVISVAATNRAGAKASYSNFGSLVDISAPGGQTSTGTANGILSTLNSGSRTPSTESYAYYQGTSMAAPHIAGLAALVKSANSALTPAQIETAIKNNARALPGACSGGCGAGLADAARTVAAVSGSGGSTAGTTFSSTTTAAIPDNGSAIESSIAVSGRTGNAPSALQVGVDITHTYRGDLVIDLIAPDGTAYRLKAASSSDSADNVNTTYTVNASSETANGTWKLRVQDTSAQDAGRLNSWKLTF comes from the coding sequence TTGCGCACGTCACCCGCCCTGCGACGGAAGCTGATATCCGTCGCCGCGGTCTCCGCGGCCCTGCTCACCGCCGCCTCCACCGCGTCGGCCGTCGCCGTCCAGGACTCCGTCTCCCCGGGTTCCGCCGTGCCCGCCGCGCAGACCGAGGCCGCGCCCGGCACCCCCGCCGAGCGCCTCATCGTCGGCTACAAGTCCGGTGCCACCGAGGCCAGGTCGAACCCGGCCGCCGAGGCCGACGCCGCCGCCAAGGGCAAGCAGGCCGGCGAGGACGTCGACTTCCAGCGCCGTCTCGGCACCGGCGCCGCCCTGGTCGACCTGGGCGACGACCTCTCCAAGGCGGACGTCGCCGACGTCGTCGCCCGCTACCAGGCGGACCCGCAGGTCGCCTACGTCGTCCCGGACCGGCTGAACAAGCCGAAGGCCGACCCGAACGACACCGAGTACGCCAAGCAGTGGGACCTCTTCGAGTCCACCGCCGGCATGAACGTTCCTGCAGCCTGGGACCAGACGACCGGCACCGGCGTCACGGTGGCCGTCATCGACACCGGTTACGTCACGCACTCCGACCTCGCCGCGAACATCGTCGGCGGCTACGACTTCATCGCCGACACCGCGGTCTCCGTCGACGGCGACGGCCGCGACAGCAACCCGGCCGACCCGGGCGACGGTTACAACGCCAACGAGTGCGGCTCGGGCGTCCCGGCCGGCTCCTCCTCCTGGCACGGCACCCACGTGGCCGGCACCATCGCCGCCGTCACGAACAACGGCAAGGGCATCGCCGGTATCGCGTACGGCGCGAAGATCTCCCCGGTGCGCGTGCTCGGCAAGTGCGGCGGCTACGACTCCGACATCATCGACGCGATCACCTGGTCGTCCGGCGGCACCGTCTCGGGCGTGCCCGCCAACGGCAACGTCGCCAAGGTCATCAACATGAGCCTCGGCGGCGACGGCGCCTGCTCCTCCGCGACCCAGAGCGCGATCAACGGGGCGGTCGGCCGTGGCACGACCGTCGTCGTGGCTTCGGGCAACGACAACGAGAACGTCGCGAACCACAGCCCGGGCAACTGCAACAACGTCATCTCGGTCGCCGCGACCAACCGCGCGGGCGCCAAGGCGTCGTACTCCAACTTCGGTTCCCTGGTCGACATCTCGGCCCCCGGCGGCCAGACCAGCACCGGTACCGCCAACGGCATCCTGTCCACGCTGAACTCCGGCAGCCGGACGCCGTCCACCGAGTCGTACGCCTACTACCAGGGCACCAGCATGGCCGCCCCGCACATCGCGGGCCTGGCCGCGCTGGTGAAGTCGGCGAACTCCGCGCTGACCCCGGCGCAGATCGAGACGGCCATCAAGAACAACGCCCGTGCCTTGCCCGGCGCCTGCTCCGGCGGCTGCGGCGCGGGTCTGGCCGACGCGGCCAGGACGGTGGCGGCCGTGAGCGGCTCCGGCGGCTCCACGGCGGGCACCACCTTCTCCAGCACCACCACGGCCGCCATCCCGGACAACGGTTCCGCGATCGAGTCCTCCATCGCCGTCAGCGGCCGCACCGGCAACGCGCCGAGCGCCCTGCAGGTCGGCGTCGACATCACCCACACCTACCGGGGTGACCTGGTGATCGACCTGATCGCCCCCGACGGCACCGCCTACCGCCTGAAGGCGGCCAGCTCCTCGGACTCGGCCGACAACGTCAACACCACCTACACGGTGAACGCCTCGAGCGAGACCGCCAACGGCACCTGGAAGCTGCGCGTCCAGGACACGTCCGCGCAGGACGCGGGCCGGCTCAACAGCTGGAAGCTGACCTTCTGA
- a CDS encoding ScbR family autoregulator-binding transcription factor produces the protein MARQLRAEQTRTTIITAAADLFDRHGYESTSLSDIVEHAHVTKGALYFHFAAKEDLAHAIMELQSQAARRVAGDIDDRGYCSLEALIRLTFGLTRLSVEGPIARAGLRLATGGVSVRPPLPHPFTELLDLISRRLVSAARESDIHPDVDVDAVAHSLVCFFVGTRVVGRSREPVGRLPRRMAEMWHVLIRGLVPVPRRPRYLSLAARLEREIMAVV, from the coding sequence ATGGCGAGGCAGTTACGCGCCGAACAAACCCGCACGACGATCATCACGGCCGCCGCCGACCTGTTCGACCGGCACGGCTACGAGTCGACAAGCCTCAGTGACATCGTCGAGCACGCCCATGTCACCAAGGGCGCCCTCTACTTCCACTTCGCGGCCAAGGAGGATCTGGCCCACGCCATCATGGAGTTGCAGTCCCAGGCCGCGCGCCGGGTCGCCGGCGACATCGACGACCGCGGCTACTGCTCCCTCGAAGCCCTGATACGCCTGACGTTCGGTCTGACGCGCCTGTCGGTCGAGGGCCCGATCGCCCGGGCCGGCCTACGGCTCGCCACCGGGGGAGTGTCGGTCCGGCCGCCCCTGCCGCACCCCTTCACGGAGTTGCTGGACCTGATCTCCCGGCGACTCGTCAGCGCGGCCAGGGAGTCCGACATCCATCCGGACGTCGATGTGGACGCCGTGGCGCACTCCCTGGTCTGTTTCTTCGTCGGCACCCGCGTCGTCGGCCGCTCCCGCGAACCCGTCGGCCGACTGCCCCGCCGGATGGCCGAGATGTGGCACGTCCTCATCCGGGGCCTGGTACCGGTACCGCGCCGACCGCGCTATCTGAGCCTCGCGGCGCGACTGGAGCGGGAGATCATGGCGGTGGTGTGA
- a CDS encoding damage-control phosphatase ARMT1 family protein — translation MPDTSAPPVILGNEPGSFPHSVLAERHPAIIRQVRDAFPYGPEIHQALDALLAGCAKGVIEPLPADAHDRDRWRAWGLDAYAGRSWFDVPWLWSESYFYRQLLDAVGYFGPGPWQGIDPFRPFKLAELNAPETDEELAALDTLEDRPVEERDRALLHGSLWGNRADLGFRLSDAEAEERAAVPGLVADDSEKLWSLLPGAETGTRTVVDTLCLVADNAGRELIPDLLLAAHLLAHGRCGRVVLHVKPYPYYVSDATTADVVDALRKLAGARGVAGDHGRRLWAAMADGTLTVRAHPFAAAPLPYAEMPDDLRAEFAAAGLTIVKGDLNYRRLVGDSRWAPTTPFADVTASFPGPVAALRTLKSEVITGLAADTEAALVAAEGQGWRIGGTHALIQLRE, via the coding sequence ATGCCCGACACCTCCGCCCCGCCCGTGATCCTCGGCAACGAACCCGGCTCGTTCCCGCACAGCGTCCTGGCCGAACGGCACCCGGCGATCATCCGGCAGGTGCGGGACGCGTTCCCCTACGGACCCGAGATCCACCAGGCCCTGGACGCGCTGCTGGCGGGCTGCGCCAAGGGCGTGATCGAACCGCTCCCCGCCGACGCCCACGACCGGGACCGGTGGCGGGCCTGGGGTCTCGACGCGTACGCCGGCCGGTCCTGGTTCGACGTTCCCTGGCTGTGGTCGGAGAGCTACTTCTACCGGCAACTCCTCGACGCGGTCGGCTACTTCGGCCCCGGCCCCTGGCAAGGCATCGACCCCTTCCGCCCGTTCAAGCTCGCCGAGCTCAACGCCCCCGAGACGGACGAGGAACTGGCCGCGCTCGACACCCTCGAGGACCGCCCGGTCGAGGAGCGGGACCGCGCCCTCCTGCACGGCTCCCTCTGGGGCAACCGCGCCGACCTCGGCTTCCGGCTGTCCGACGCCGAGGCCGAGGAACGGGCCGCCGTACCGGGGCTCGTCGCCGACGACAGCGAGAAGCTGTGGTCCCTGCTGCCGGGTGCGGAGACGGGAACCAGGACCGTCGTGGACACCTTGTGCCTGGTGGCCGACAACGCGGGCCGTGAGCTGATCCCCGACCTCCTCCTTGCCGCGCACCTCCTCGCCCACGGGCGGTGCGGCCGGGTCGTCCTGCACGTCAAGCCGTACCCGTACTACGTCTCCGACGCCACGACGGCCGACGTCGTCGACGCGCTGAGGAAACTGGCGGGCGCGCGCGGAGTGGCCGGCGACCACGGCCGGCGTCTGTGGGCGGCCATGGCGGACGGCACCCTGACGGTCCGCGCCCACCCGTTCGCCGCCGCCCCGCTGCCGTACGCGGAGATGCCGGACGACCTGCGGGCCGAGTTCGCCGCGGCCGGCCTGACGATCGTCAAGGGCGACCTCAACTACCGGCGCCTGGTGGGCGACAGCCGCTGGGCCCCGACCACCCCCTTCGCGGACGTCACCGCCTCCTTCCCCGGCCCGGTGGCGGCCCTGCGCACGCTCAAGTCCGAGGTGATCACCGGCCTCGCCGCCGACACGGAGGCCGCGCTCGTCGCCGCCGAGGGCCAGGGCTGGCGCATCGGCGGGACACACGCGCTGATCCAACTGCGGGAGTGA